A stretch of Geotrypetes seraphini chromosome 2, aGeoSer1.1, whole genome shotgun sequence DNA encodes these proteins:
- the LOC117354894 gene encoding coiled-coil domain-containing protein 17-like, translating into MEEPEVQPEEQDMECQVDYDLPNWEEHLMECDALHLTYIQNGGNDPMILLHLQNLLTEAQHLEQQGRGIRQPQKKKRENGTVKHDLNMELIALEIENQCLEDEILKLQLKRQRSDQWFKKSSRKRDLPLFLKDNPKYKMKTLSAEIGLLRQELENQRQRHCIKTTYTADGQEEARPLTPAHTKHFVDINDDLEPVAYDPISGFVVFFDFLFGLDPSFQVCRMVVGLYNNGQEIGHPFSLPAAYCEINSVSTFPENKRRNMAILATKQAITRVRPSPNIALIMELQASGGYDIYGQEVNHLVSRGWTKMDIFDHQNCVISGHWKVPIRVLPVKPLLTTGEMNAVPQLESAELYVRLVNARDADVQSTMPIEPNNAVFYKYPPLVGYY; encoded by the coding sequence tgctttgcatctgaCCTACATCCAGAATGGAGGAAATGATCCAATGATCTTACTACACCTGCAGAACCTTCTCACAGAAGCTCAGCACCTTGAACAACAAGGAAGAGGAATAAGACAACCACAGAAAAAGAAACGAGAGAATGGAACAGTAAAACATGATCTAAACATGGAACTCATTGCACTAGAAATAGAAAATCAGTGCTTAGAAGATGAGATCCTGAAACTGCAGTTGAAAAGACAAAGAAGTGACCAGTGGTTTAAAAAATCATCAAGAAAAAGAGACTTGCCATTGtttctgaaagacaatccaaaaTACAAGATGAAGACTCTGAGTGCTGAAATAGGTCTTTTGAGACAAGAACTAGAGAATCAACGGCAAAGGCACTGTATAAAGACAACATACACTGCAGATGGACAAGAGGAAGCAAGGCCTCTGACTCCAGCTCATACCAAGCATTTTGTTGACATTAACGATGATCTTGAACCGGTGGCATATGATCCAATTTCTGGCTTTGTAGTGTTTTTTGATTTCCTGTTCGGTCTGGACCCTTCTTTTCAAGTATGTCGTATGGTAGTGGGTCTCTATAATAATGGGCAAGAGATAGGACATCCTTTTTCCCTTCCAGCTGCTTACTGTGAAATCAACAGCGTGTCTacattccctgaaaataagagacGAAACATGGCCATTCTGGCCACCAAACAAGCTATAACCAGGGTCAGACCTTCTCCAAACATCGCGCTCATCATGGAGTTGCAAGCTTCTGGGGGATATGATATTTATGGGCAGGAAGTGAACCATTTAGTATCACGAGGTTGGACAAAAATGGATATCTTTGACCATCAAAATTGTGTAATTAGTGGACACTGGAAAGTCCCAATTCGTGTTCTTCCTGTGAAGCCATTACTGACTACCGGGGAAATGAATGCTGTGCCTCAGTTGGAAAGTGCAGAGTTGTATGTTCGCCTTGTTAATGCAAGAGATGCAGATGTTCAAAGCACTATGCCCATTGAACCTAACAATGCTGTGTTCTACAAGTACCCTCCTTTGGTAGGTTACTACTAG